A genome region from Acipenser ruthenus chromosome 29, fAciRut3.2 maternal haplotype, whole genome shotgun sequence includes the following:
- the LOC117426179 gene encoding transmembrane and death domain protein 1-like isoform X1: MGRISDLLAPTECQELHQVLTNPEENILGEVDRMSKQNSNLDINEKRKKRSITTPAECTRIMKEWLASVGNSMYYDRLARALRKIGRSDVSREMGKNINQDKSLGMKKYVEDFQKGVEAMQSSMIAPDSHKSADKLRRERELLETNWADLELIIERQQLPPYPRKLFDGIQPLIYGIFYGFSGVFLIGWIAIFFSIRITEQDFEELLMRSASRKKPRRSQRLHHPAELPSSSDEDKSEDHEREPPKGRKPAKRFRDYFPAFNLGKTNTGKFGVDVTL, encoded by the exons ATGGGCCGGATTTCTGATCTGCTCGCCCCCACTGAGTGCCAAGAGCTGCATCAGGTCCTGACCAACCCAGAGGAGAACATCCTGGGGGAAGTAGACAGGATGTCCAAACAAAACAGCAACCTCGACATTAATGAGAAACGGAAGAAGCGATCCATCA ctaCCCCTGCAGAGTGTACGAGGATCATGAAGGAGTGGCTGGCCTCTGTTGGAAATAGCATGTATTACGACAGACTCGCCAGAGCATTGCGGAAGATCGGGAGGTCGGATGTCTCAAGAG AGATGGGGAAGAACATCAACCAAGACAAGTCCCTGGGGATGAAGAAGTATGTGGAGGACTTCCAGAAGGGGGTGGAAGCCATGCAGTCTTCCATGATAGCACCTGACTCGCACAAGTCTGCAGACAAGCTCCGTAGGGAAAGAGAAT TGCTGGAGACGAACTGGGCTGACTTGGAGCTGATCATTGAGAGGCAGCAGCTGCCTCCGTACCCCAGGAAGCTCTTTGATGGGATTCAACCCCTGATTTACGGGATCTTCTATGGCTTTTCCGGGGTGTTTCTTATCGGCTGGATTGCTATCTTCTTCTCCATTAGGATCACAGAACAAGACTTTGAGGAACTGTTAATGCGCTCAGCCTCCAGGAAGAAGCCCCGTCGTTCCCAGAGGCTGCATCACCCAGCCGAGCTTCCATCCTCTTCTGATGAGGACAAGAGTGAAGACCACGAGAGAGAGCCCCCGAAGGGCAGGAAACCTGCAAAGAGATTCCGAGACTACTTCCCTGCCTTCAACCTCGGCAAAACAAATACTGGAAAGTTTGGTGTTGACGTGACTCTGTGA
- the LOC117426179 gene encoding uncharacterized protein LOC117426179 isoform X2: MGRISDLLAPTECQELHQVLTNPEENILGEVDRMSKQNSNLDINEKRKKRSIKMGKNINQDKSLGMKKYVEDFQKGVEAMQSSMIAPDSHKSADKLRRERELLETNWADLELIIERQQLPPYPRKLFDGIQPLIYGIFYGFSGVFLIGWIAIFFSIRITEQDFEELLMRSASRKKPRRSQRLHHPAELPSSSDEDKSEDHEREPPKGRKPAKRFRDYFPAFNLGKTNTGKFGVDVTL; the protein is encoded by the exons ATGGGCCGGATTTCTGATCTGCTCGCCCCCACTGAGTGCCAAGAGCTGCATCAGGTCCTGACCAACCCAGAGGAGAACATCCTGGGGGAAGTAGACAGGATGTCCAAACAAAACAGCAACCTCGACATTAATGAGAAACGGAAGAAGCGATCCATCA AGATGGGGAAGAACATCAACCAAGACAAGTCCCTGGGGATGAAGAAGTATGTGGAGGACTTCCAGAAGGGGGTGGAAGCCATGCAGTCTTCCATGATAGCACCTGACTCGCACAAGTCTGCAGACAAGCTCCGTAGGGAAAGAGAAT TGCTGGAGACGAACTGGGCTGACTTGGAGCTGATCATTGAGAGGCAGCAGCTGCCTCCGTACCCCAGGAAGCTCTTTGATGGGATTCAACCCCTGATTTACGGGATCTTCTATGGCTTTTCCGGGGTGTTTCTTATCGGCTGGATTGCTATCTTCTTCTCCATTAGGATCACAGAACAAGACTTTGAGGAACTGTTAATGCGCTCAGCCTCCAGGAAGAAGCCCCGTCGTTCCCAGAGGCTGCATCACCCAGCCGAGCTTCCATCCTCTTCTGATGAGGACAAGAGTGAAGACCACGAGAGAGAGCCCCCGAAGGGCAGGAAACCTGCAAAGAGATTCCGAGACTACTTCCCTGCCTTCAACCTCGGCAAAACAAATACTGGAAAGTTTGGTGTTGACGTGACTCTGTGA